In Solanum lycopersicum chromosome 5, SLM_r2.1, the following are encoded in one genomic region:
- the LOC101257668 gene encoding putative lipid-transfer protein DIR1: MNYLLCVVGFVVLLAIAGADGAGECGRNSPDMEAMKLIPCAEAASDENASVSRSCCLQIKKLGQNTKCLCAVMLSNTAKSSGANPVVAITIPKRCNLANRPVGYKCGSYTLP, encoded by the exons ATGAACTACTTGTTGTGTGTTGTAGGATTTGTTGTGCTACTGGCCATTGCTGGAGCTGATGGAGCCGGTGAATGCGGGAGAAATTCTCCAGATATGGAAGCCATGAAATTGATTCCTTGCGCAGAAGCAGCATCGGATGAGAATGCATCTGTTTCAAGGAGTTGTTGTTTACAAATAAAGAAATTGGGACAGAACACGAAATGTCTCTGTGCTGTTATGCTCTCAAATACTGCTAAAAGCTCTGGAGCTAATCCTGTAGTTGCGATAACCATCCCCAAGCGTTGTAACCTAGCCAATCGTCCCGTTGGCTATAAGTGTGGAT CTTACACACTGCCTTGA